The DNA window TGCTGGTGCGGGCGGCGGAAGAGGAGACCGCCCTTTCGGCCGGCGCGCTCGATCATGTCTCCGGCGACGGCCTCAAGGAGCGGGTCACGTCGCGCCTGTCGCGCATCGAGGCGGCGGCGTCACGGCGCATGTCGCGTGGCACCGGTGTGCTGGCGACGATCGGCTCGACCGCGCCCTTTGTCGGCCTGTTCGGCACCGTCTGGGGCATCATGAACGCATTCATCGGCATCTCGCAGGCGCAGACCACCAATCTCGCCGTGGTCGCGCCGGGCATCGCTGAAGCGCTGTTGGCCACCGCGATGGGCCTTGTCGCGGCGATACCGGCCGTCGTCATCTACAACGTCTTTGCCCGCTCGATAGCTGGCTACCGGCAGATCCTTGCCGATGCCTCGGCAGGCGTCGAAAGGCTGGTCAGCCGCGACCTCGACTTCCGCACCGTCGCGCCGTCAACGGCGCTGGCGGCGGAGTAGCGCCATGGCAAGCAGAATCCGACAGACCATGGACGACGATCTCGAGGAAAGCCACGAGATCAACGTCACCCCCTTCATCGATGTCATCCTGGTGCTGCTGATCATCTTCATGGTCGCGGCGCCGCTGGCGACGGTGGATGTCAATGTCGACCTGCCGGGCTCGACCGCAACGCCGGCGCCGCGGCCCGAAACGCCGCTGTTCCTGACGCTGAAGGACGATCTGACGCTTGCGATCGGCAATGACAGCGTGCCGCGCCCGGCTTTCGCCGCGACGCTGGACACCAGGACCAAGGGCGACAAGCAGACGCGCATCTTCCTGCGCGCCGACAAGGCGGTCGCCTATGGCGACCTGATGGAGGCGATGAACCTGCTGCGCGGCGCCGGTTATCTGAAGATCGCGCTGGTCGGCCTGGAGGCGGCGCCGGCCGCCACTGGTGCAGCGGCGCCATGATGCAAGCGGCCGCCTTGCCCTCGGTCCAGTTGTCGCGCTTCGGCTGGCGCGACCTTGGCTTGTGGGCCGGTGCGGCCGCGCTGGTGCTTGGAGCCCATGTCGCGGTCGCCTATGCCGTGCAGAACTTCACCATGGTCACCGAAGCAGATGGCGGCCCGCCGCCAGCCCAGGTGATCGAGATGGCGCCGATGGTGGTGATGCCGGCGGTGGAGGAGCAAATTGCCGCGCTGGACGCGGTTACACCAGATCAAAGCGAGCCGACGCCGACGCCCGAGCCGACGCCCGAAGAGCCGGTCGAGAAGGCGGAGCCGGTTGCCGAACAGCCGGAAGCCGTTCCCCCCGACGAGGCCGAACCCACCCGGACCGAATTGGCTGAACAGGTCGACCAGCCGCCGCCGGATGAGGTTGTCCCGGATATTGTCGAGGCTGTCGCGCCCGAGGTCGTCATCCCCTTGCCGCAGCCGAAACCGGTCGAAATGGTCAAGGACAAGAAACCGGTCGAGGCCAAGGCGAAAAAGCCTGTCGACAGGCCCAAGCCGCGGCCGAAGAAGGAGAAGGCGGCGCCGCCGAAGACGGTGGCCGCCGCCAGCGCCGATGCGAGACCTTCGGCCAGGACAGCCGCGCCGAAGTCGGCACAATCCGCGTCGAGATCCGGCGACTCCAGTAAATGGGATTCAAGGCTGCGCTCGTGGATCAATCGGCATACGCGCTATCCGAGCGCGGCCAGGACCCAACGCGCCGAGGGCAGTGCGTATGTAACGTTTACGGTCGACTCGTCCGGTCGGGTCCTCTCTGCCAGGCTGACCCGCTCCTCCGGCAATGCCGTCCTGGACCGCGCGGCGCTTTCCGTGCTCCAGGGAGCTACCGTGCCGGCACCACCGCCAGAGCTTGGTGGGCGCCAAAGCCGCACGGCGCCATTCGTCTTCAACCTGCGCAATTAAGGCAGGTCTTGATCCGATCGGACGGGTGCTATCGTTTGCGCGAACTGCAGTCGATCAATAGCCCAGCGACAGGCACAGAGCCTCGACCTCTTCGAGATAGAAGCGGCATTTCGTGCGCAAGATCTTGAGGCCTGGGTCATCGGCGCCGTTGATCTCGATGGTCTGCATCATGAAGTCGAAATGGGCGTGGAAGGCGTCCACCGCGCCCCAGAGACTGTCGGCCTGGCAGCTATCGGCAATTGCCATCGAGACGAGTTGGCGGGCCTCGACCCGCGCGGCGTCGGCCGATGACGGTCGCCTGGCGATCAGGGCGTCAAGCCGGCTGAAAATGCTTTCCCTGGCATCGACGCTTCTGATGTTGGCAATCATGTTCATGTGCAGGTCCCCCTTGGCAATTCCAGGCGAGCGACGTTTCCCGTCCGGAACTGCTTGAAAACAAATGGTCAGAGCGGGCCCAGTGTTCTGGACCGCCTAGGCTTGAGCGGCCGGATACCGGTTCTGCGGGCAGGATGCGATCAAGGCCGGGATGGCGCCCGCATCGGAGGGCCGGCCCCTGATGATGTTGGCGACCTCGGCGTCGGCCTGTTCGAACCAGTAGACCATGTCGGCGCGGTTGAGATCCGTGGCGGCTTTTCTCAGCAGCGGCAGCAGGTTTTGCAACGCGCAAAGCGTCTCCCAGCGGTTTGGCCGGGAGGTCGAGCCGGCCACCGCGCATGCGGCTGACGATTGCATGTCGCTACGCTATCCGAGGCTGGGCAGCACGATTGTCTTTTGCCTGCGCCTTGGGGTGCAGCGGGTTGCCGCTGAGCTGCGCATGCCTGGCCGGCCGTGCGCCGCGAAGCACGTCGAAGGCTTCTGCATAGGCCATGCCCAGCAGATAGGAGATCATGGGAAAACGGCTTGCTTCGGCCATCTGCACGAGCTCATTGGTCATCGACGAAATATATTGAAGGCTATCGATTTCCGACTGGCGTAGAGATTGATTTGGCACGTGCTGCTCCTGTCTCTGTTTGAACCTAGGGAACGCGTTACACAATATACTGAGCCGACTAATTGATAGATTGACCCATCGAGGATGGGCATGGTTCCGGGGCCGAGAGGGTCAAGGCATAGATGGGCGCGTCGGTGAGGCGATCGAGGCCGAGCAGACGCTTGATCGCCAAATGACTGAGTGCTGCCGTCGGGCATGCCGACAGGCCATGATTGGTCGCCGCCAGCATGATGTTCTGGCCGATGTGGCCGGCCTCGATCAGCACGACACGATAGGCGTTGGCGTCCTCGTATTTCCACATCGTGCGATCGAGCTTGGCGCAAAGGAGGATCAGGCACGGCATGGTATCAGCCCACTCCTGCTCGCCTACCAGTTCGGAGATCTTGGGCAGATGGTTTGCGGAGATCCTGCCAAGGTCGTGATCTGCGGCGCAGTAGTGATAGACGCCGGGCTCGAGGCCATCGACGCCGAGCGCGACCACATAGGCCTCATAAGGATTTCTCGCACCGCCGGAAGGGGTCATGCCAAGCGGCAGGGCGCCAACGCAGTTGGCGGTCTCGCCGGTGATGCCGAGCCCTGCGAACAGGCAGTCGGAAAGCTGTTTGGCCGTGATGGTGGGCCGAGCCGCCGTGCGGTTGGTGCGGCGCCGCGCCATCAAAGCGAGAAGGTCGTTGTCTTCGAGTGCGTTCGGCAGCTGAATGGCGCCGGCTGAATTCTTCAGCACTAGGTCCGGCTGCGGCGTATGGCCGGCGCGTTCGATCTGCCGTTCTTCCGCCTGCTCGATGGTCATGTATGCGCTGTCCTGGACGCAGAAATGCATCAGCGCGGTCGGAAGGCCCCAGCTCCATTGTCCGGAAAACTGCTCCTCCTGCTCGGCGAGCGGCGATCCGGCGGTCACCAGGGCGGAAAAATCGAGCAACTGGGGGACGACAGCCTTCAGCTCGGACTTCGACCATCCATGGGCGCGGGCGATATCGGCCGTCGACGCCCATTTGTCCCACGATGCGAGAAGACCGACCATCTCAGGGCTGCATTCAAACACGCTTCTGGTCAGGAAGTTGCAGGCCGTGACCTTGTTCGGTCCGGGGTAGAAAACAAGCGTTTTTGAAGAGCGCATTTTCATGATGCTGAATGCCATCTGCGAAGTCGAGGCGCCGACAAGCAGATCGCTTGCCGGCGCAGAACGACTTCAGCGCTTGTTGTAGTGCATGCCCTGCGAAAAGAAGACGGTCTGCGTGCCGGCGGCAATCGTCAGCTTCGGAGCTGTGTTCACTTTCTTGGCCATTTTCATCCCTTTCCTGACCCCATTGGGATCCGTTGAAAGACCCCCCAAAAACGGGATCCGCGTGAAGAAAGGTAAGGTCGGAAGAGTTAATGGTTTGTTAAAATTGTAGTAAATCCACGCGCCAAAGACGGGCGGATGGATTATCTTTCCTGGCGTTAAAGTGTAAAATATCGATTTTATTCAGATACAGAGTAGACAATCGTTGGCGTACGCTTTTTCGGTATAGGCTTATTCTTATTTAGCGTAAGCTGCCGCGAGCGGAT is part of the Mesorhizobium loti genome and encodes:
- the exbD gene encoding TonB system transport protein ExbD — translated: MASRIRQTMDDDLEESHEINVTPFIDVILVLLIIFMVAAPLATVDVNVDLPGSTATPAPRPETPLFLTLKDDLTLAIGNDSVPRPAFAATLDTRTKGDKQTRIFLRADKAVAYGDLMEAMNLLRGAGYLKIALVGLEAAPAATGAAAP
- a CDS encoding energy transducer TonB; protein product: MMQAAALPSVQLSRFGWRDLGLWAGAAALVLGAHVAVAYAVQNFTMVTEADGGPPPAQVIEMAPMVVMPAVEEQIAALDAVTPDQSEPTPTPEPTPEEPVEKAEPVAEQPEAVPPDEAEPTRTELAEQVDQPPPDEVVPDIVEAVAPEVVIPLPQPKPVEMVKDKKPVEAKAKKPVDRPKPRPKKEKAAPPKTVAAASADARPSARTAAPKSAQSASRSGDSSKWDSRLRSWINRHTRYPSAARTQRAEGSAYVTFTVDSSGRVLSARLTRSSGNAVLDRAALSVLQGATVPAPPPELGGRQSRTAPFVFNLRN
- a CDS encoding SagB/ThcOx family dehydrogenase: MKMRSSKTLVFYPGPNKVTACNFLTRSVFECSPEMVGLLASWDKWASTADIARAHGWSKSELKAVVPQLLDFSALVTAGSPLAEQEEQFSGQWSWGLPTALMHFCVQDSAYMTIEQAEERQIERAGHTPQPDLVLKNSAGAIQLPNALEDNDLLALMARRRTNRTAARPTITAKQLSDCLFAGLGITGETANCVGALPLGMTPSGGARNPYEAYVVALGVDGLEPGVYHYCAADHDLGRISANHLPKISELVGEQEWADTMPCLILLCAKLDRTMWKYEDANAYRVVLIEAGHIGQNIMLAATNHGLSACPTAALSHLAIKRLLGLDRLTDAPIYALTLSAPEPCPSSMGQSIN